From the Toxotes jaculatrix isolate fToxJac2 chromosome 15, fToxJac2.pri, whole genome shotgun sequence genome, one window contains:
- the ubr3 gene encoding E3 ubiquitin-protein ligase ubr3 isoform X3, with protein MMAASLLRRDKKATAAHLKADLNRTDNSSGVRQLQELLDAVLNPEKPAADTEALDWCKCLIAGGEGFEEFCKTVRSYDNATLCGLVWTANFVAYRCRSCGISPCMSLCAECFNNGDHTGHDFNMFRSQAGGACDCGDSNVMRESGFCRRHRLRTGENVPSIPRDLLLMSEMVLPRFILCIIQYLRDGYIEPDTSAERDLQKVLQQLEPQISFLEELTKMGGAMRTVLTKILTNQQTFKELSMGQEENLYAKKNYDKYLSALKNSGLVSVEEKAQGATADVTVGAEGGAGAMVLLGPSAPGSPDESSKEEDTDAGQSVGQRKRVKLSSSTKDPSIIESLKHKCFLEELLFWTIKYEFPQKMVTFLLNMLPDQDYKITFTKTFVQHYAFIMKTLMKSHESDTMSNRIVHISVQLFSNEELARHVTEECQLLDIMVTVLLYMMESCLIKSELQDEENSRHVVVNCSEALLKNNTYWPLVSDFINILSHQSVAKKFLEDHSLLMLWMSFVSFFQGMNLNKRELNEHVEFESQTYYAAFAAELEACAQPMWGLLTHCKVKETQEYTKTVVRYCLETLQIWFDAIGFIDEPAPNQVTFHLPLHRYYAMFLSKAVKCQGLDLDSLLPDQEMLMKIMVHPLQIQACLSEIHSNMWVRNGLQIKGQAMTYVQSHFCNSMIDPDIYLLQVCASRLDPDYFISSVFERFKVVDLLTMASQHQNAVLDSEQERPMLEGALTFLVILTSLRIHLGMTDDEILRAEMVSQLCMNDRTHSALLDLIPENPNPKSGIVPGICSFEEMLSAVADFKAPVFEPGGSMQQGMYTPKAEVWEKEFDPIMVVLRTVYRRDVQSAMDRYSAFLKQSGIHSGNPWPPYKERTPLHPCYKGLIKLLHCKTLHIVIFTLLYKIWMDHQNMSEHVLCMVLYLIELGLDNQVQDSKEDEEPCIEEHCHDSWFPGTNLLSNLHHVINFVRVRVPETAPEVKREAPPSTSTEASSYGQNLREAQVFSLVAERRRKFQEIINRSSTEATQVVRPKSSSTRWVPPGTPPQLVTEILEIRESMLSLLIKLHQKMSSKQNSLSASWLEDMDTSRHAHGDGITAIERILTKAATRSCQIKRSIQDICGKVCPPVPPKKNSPTDKKAMDKEERRQRARERQQKLLAEFASRQKSFMETAMDVESPDTEAAMDLGASEVMESEVLYDCVICGQSGPSTEDRPTGLVVLLQASSVLGHRCKNKEAKKLPTSDEEHIYPADTCGVAHDVRLTLMQRFFKDSSCLQSVSIGWDGGVYVQTCGHTLHIDCHKSYMESLRNDQVLQGFSVDKGEFTCPLCRQFANSVLPCRPGRGTEAGAWHAPTNKKTCVLVKEVEDLQEKLGLFPTESNLSKEMDLVIKDIKNTTQKKYMDYGKTPGSPDNDFLFMYSVARTNLELELVHRGGNLCSGGASAAAKRSCLNQLFHVLAMHMRLYSIDSAYNPWTKLTQITQSKEADSFDEERPEVPMLFRDVPSLLIIFVLTMPQPLRKEHFTCVVKMLYNLQFTQALAALSTKFSPEERQAWSTSGALKKNAANAEKSFEALLSYVISELSKDKSVYKVNTEETSMLSSSVWSPQSIEFSLQQFCLPFLRLSCLLQHHLYGDNLTGCSEEEEFSSLAVCLGLLPSAPQPSNTVHSASCLEWAVSAFDLVTQWCAEVTGLSQMQSEQSLTLLVQDPQWAAPRLLQLPDNYNIIFQYYHRKACTSCKKVPKDPALCLVCGAFVCLKGVCCKQQGICECVLHSQHCGAATGIFLLINASVIIIIRGHRFCLWGSVYLDAHGEEDRDLRRGKPLFLCEERYRVLEQQWVSHTFDHINKRWGPHYNGL; from the exons attTTGCCGAAGACATCGATTGAGAACGGGGGAAAATGTCCCCTCAATACCTCGAGACCTTCTGCTGATGTCTGAGATGGTTCTTCCTCGCTTTATCCTGTGTATCATACAGTATCTGAGGGATGGATACATTGAGCCAG ACACATCAGCTGAGAGAGATCTACAGAAAgttctgcagcagctggagcctCAGATCTCTTTCCTGGAGGAGCTCACAAAGATGGGAGGAGCAATGAGGACTGTACTGACAAAGATCTTGACCAATCAACAAACATTCAAGGAGTTGAGCATGG GCCAAGAGGAGAATTTGTACGCTAAAAAGAACTATGACAAGTATTTGTCAGCATTAAAGAATTCTGGTCTGGTGTCTGTGGAGGAGAAAGCCCAAGGTGCTACTGCTGATGTCACTGTTGGCGCTGAAGGAGGTGCAGGAGCAATGGTCCTATTGG gacccTCTGCACCAGGGAGCCCAGATGAGTCTAGTAAAGAG GAAGACACAGATGCAGGCCAGTCTGTTGGTCAAAGGAAGAGGGTTAAGTTGAGTAGCAGTACCAAAg ACCCGAGTATTATTGAATCTCTAAAGCATAAATGCTTTCTGGAGGAGCTGCTCTTTTGGACAATAAAATATGAGTTTCCTCAGAAGATGGTCACCTTCTTACTAAACATGTTGCCAGATCAAGATTACAAG ATcacttttacaaaaacatttgttcaGCATTATGCATTcatcatgaaaacactgatgaaaagCCACGAGTCAGACACCATGTCCAACCGCATTGTACATATTAGTGTGCAGCTGTTCAGCAACGAGGAGCTGGCTCGACATGTGACAGAGGAGTGTCAGCTTCTGGACATCATGGTCACAGTTCTCCTCTACATGATGGAGAGTTGCCTTATTAAAAGTGAACTTCAAG ATGAAGAGAACAGTCGCCACGTCGTGGTGAACTGTAGCGAGGCACTGTTGAAGAACAATACCTACTGGCCATTAGTTAGTGATTTTATTAACATCCTCTCACACCAAAGTGTAGCAAAAAAGTTCCTGGAGGACCATTCATTGTTGATGCTATGGATGAgctttgtgtcattttttcAGG gtATGAACCTGAATAAGCGGGAGTTGAACGAACATGTGGAGTTTGAGTCTCAGACATACTATGCAGCATTTGCAGCAGAGCTCGAGGCCTGTGCGCAACCAATGTGGGGTCTCTTAACACACTGCAAAGTCAAA GAGACACAGGAATATACTAAAACTGTGGTACGCTACTGTTTGGAGACACTCCAGATCTGGTTTGATGCCATTGGCTTCATTGATGAG CCTGCTCCAAATCAAGTGACATTTCACCTGCCACTGCACCGCTACTATGCCATGTTCCTCAGTAAG GCTGTAAAGTGCCAAGGCCTGGACCTGGACAGCCTCCTGCCTGACCAAGagatgctgatgaagatcatggtGCATCCACTCCAAATCCAG GCCTGCCTGTCAGAGATCCACAGCAACATGTGGGTCAGGAATGGCCTGCAGATCAAGGGACAGGCTATGACCTACGTGCAGTCACACTTCTGCAACTCCATGATTGACCCAGACATCTATCTGCTCCAG GTTTGTGCATCAAGGCTAGATCCTGACTACTTTATCTCAAGTGTTTTTGAGAG GTTTAAAGTGGTTGACCTGTTGACCATGGCATCTCAGCATCAGAATGCTGTGTTAGACTCTGAGCAGGAGAGGCCGATGCTTGAAGGAGCCCTGACCTTCCTGGTCATACTGACAAGCCTTCGCATACATTTGG GGATGACAGACGATGAGATCCTTCGAGCTGAGATGGTCTCACAGTTGTGTATGAATGACCGTACACACAGCGCATTGTTAGACCTC ATACCTGAGAATCCCAACCCAAAGAGTGGCATTGTACCAGGGATTTGTAGTTTTGAGGAGATGCTCTCTGCTGTGGCTGACTTCAAAGCACCGGTGTTTGAGCCTGGAGGCTCTATGCAGCAGGGCATGTACACGCCTAAAG CGGAGGTGTGGGAAAAGGAGTTTGACCCCATCATGGTCGTTCTCAGAACGGTCTATCGACGTGACGTCCAGTCAGCAATGGACAGATACTCAGCATT TTTGAAACAGTCTGGGATTCACTCCGGTAACCCATGGCCCCCTTACAAGGAGAGGACTCCTCTACACCCGTGTTACAAAGGCCTAATCAAGCTGTTGCACTGCAAGACACTGCACATTGTGATATTCACGCTCCTTTACAAG ATATGGATGGATCATCAGAACATGTCTGAGCATGTGCTGTGCATGGTGCTGTACCTGATTGAGCTGGGCTTGGACAACCAAGTTCAAGACAGCAAGGAGGATGAG GAGCCGTGCATAGAGGAGCACTGCCATGACAGCTGGTTCCCAGGCACCAACCTCCTCTCTAACCTGCACCATGTCATCAACTTTGTGAGGGTTCGGGTTCCTGAGACAGCCCCTGAAGTGAAGAGAGAGGCCCCTCCCAGCACCAGCACTGAAGCTTCCTCTTATGGCCAG AACCTGCGTGAAGCTCAGGTGTTCAGCCTTGTGGCGGAGCGCAGGAGGAAGTTCCAGGAGATAATCAACCGCAGCAGCACTGAAGCCACCCAGGTTGTCAGGCCCAAGAGCTCCTCAACACGCTGGGTCCCACCAGGCACGCCCCCCCAGCTGGTGACAGAGATCCTGGAGATCCGAGAAAGCATGCTGTCCCTCCTCATCAAGCTCCACCAGAAGATGTCGTCCAAGCAGAACTCACTGTCGGCATCCTGGCTAGAGGATATGGACACGAGCCGCCACGCTCATGGAGACGGCATTACAGCCATTGAGCGGATCCTCACCAAGGCAGCCACTCGCAGCTGCCAAATCAAGCGTAGCATCCAGGACATTTGTGGAAAGGTGTGTCCTCCAGTGCCACCCAAGAAGAACAGTCCCACTGACAAGAAGGCCATGGATAAAGAAGAGAG ACGTCAGAGGGCCAGGGAGAGACAGCAGAAACTGCTTGCTGAATTTGCCTCCAGGCAGAAGAGTTTTATGGAAACAGCTATGGATGTTG AATCCCCTGACACTGAGGCAGCCATGGATCTAGGAGCCTCTGAAGTGATGGAGTCTGAGGTTCTTTATGACTGTGTGATCTGTGGCCAGAGTGGACCTTCCACTGAGGACCGCCCCACTGGTCTAGTAGTTCTCCTCCAGGCATCCTCAG TGCTGGGGCATCGCTGCAAAAATAAAGAGGCTAAGAAGCTACCGACGAGTGATGAAGAGCATATCTACCCCGCAGACACGTGTGGAGTGGCTCATGATGTCAGGCTCACGCTCATGCAGCGGTTCTTCAAAGAT AGTTCTTGTCTGCAGTCTGTGTCAATAGGTTGGGATGGGGGTGTCTACGTCCAGACCTGTGGACACACTTTGCATATAGATTGCCACAAGTCATACATGGAGTCTCTGAGG aaTGACCAGGTCCTCCAAGGTTTCTCTGTTGACAAGGGTGAATTTACGTGCCCACTCTGTCGACAGTTTGCCAATAGTGTCCTTCCCTGTCGCCCTGGGCGGGGCACGGAGGCTGGTGCCTGGCACGCACCCACAAACAAGAAGACGTGTGTGCTTGTAAAGGAGGTAGAAGATCTTCAGGAGAAACTTGGCCTTTTCCCT acGGAGTCTAACTTAAGTAAAGAAATGGATTTGGTTATCAAAGACATCAAGAACACCACCCAGAAGAAATACATGGACTACGGCAAGACCCCTGGCTCCCCTGACAACGATTTCCTCTTCATGTACTCCGTGGCAAG GACCAACCTGGAGTTGGAGCTTGTGCATCGGGGTGGAAACTTGTGTTCTGGAGGAGCCAGTGCTGCTGCCAAACGCTCATGTCTCA ATCAGCTGTTCCATGTGCTCGCCATGCACATGCGACTGTACAGCATTGATTCAGCCTACAACCCCTGGACGAAGCTGACTCAGATTACACAAAGCAAAGAGGCAGA TAGCTTTGATGAAGAGAGGCCTGAGGTGCCCATGCTGTTTCGAGATGTCCCGTCCCTCCTGATTATCTTCGTGCTAACGATGCCACAGCCTCTGCGGAAAG AACACTTTACCTGTGTGGTGAAGATGCTGTACAACCTGCAGTTCACCCAGGCTCTGGCTGCCTTGTCAACCAAGTTCAGCCCAGAGGAAAGGCAGGCTTGGAGCACATCTGGAGCACTCAAGAAG AATGCTGCAAACGCTGAGAAGTCTTTTGAAGCGCTGCTCAGTTATGTTATCAGTGAGCTCTCTAAGGACAAGAGTGTCTACAAGGTGAACACTGAAGAAACATCAATG CTGAGCTCCAGTGTGTGGTCCCCACAGTCTATCGAGTTCAGCCTCCAGCAGTTCTGCTTGCCCTTCCTTCgcctctcctgcctcctgcagCATCACCTCTACGGAGATAACCTAACTGGCTGCTCG gaggaggaggagttctCGTccttggctgtgtgtttggggcTCTTACCCTCGGCCCCTCAGCCTTCCAACACCGTGCACAGTGCCTCATGTCTGGAGTGGGCGGTCAGCGCCTTTGACTTGGTGACACAGTGGTGTGCTGAGGTTACAGGGCTCTCTCAGATGCAGTCTGAGCAATCATTG ACCTTGCTCGTCCAGGATCCTCAGTGGGCAGCCCCTCGTCTTCTGCAGCTACCTGACAACTACAATATCATCTTCCAGTACTATCACAGGAAGGCCTGCACTTCCTGCAAAAAGGTGCCAAAAGACCCTGCCCTCTGCCTTGTTTGTGGCGCCTTCGTCTGTCTCAAAGGCGTGTGTTGCAAACAGCAGGgaatctgtgaatgtgttttg CACTCCCAACACTGTGGTGCAGCTACAGGCATCTTTCTACTGATAAATGCTTcggtcatcatcatcatccgtGGACATCGTTTCTGCCTGTGGGGCTCTGTTTACCTTGATGCTCATGGAGAGGAGGACCGCGATTTACG CCGTGGCAAGCCTCTCTTCTTATGTGAAGAGAGGTATCGAGTGTTGGAGCAACAGTGGGTTTCACACACCTTTGATCACATCAATAAGCGTTGGGGGCCTCACTATAATGGACTCTAA